The genomic region GATTGACAGATCCCAGATGATCACCTGAGGGGTTGTTCCGTGTACTCAGAGCCTGATGCACCAACCATGACTGTGATAAGGCCTGAGGGGGCGGGACTTCCTGACACTGACTTCCTACTTTACCTCCACGCGCAGAGCACCGACAAGTGTCGAGCGGAGGTGAGGGGTCACAGCGGAGACCATGTTATGTTCCATGTAAATCAACTTAGTTGGTGACTGTCAACATAGCTCTGGTTGTCCTTAGGTACAGATCTAAGATCAGCAGATATCCTTACCAGCACACCCTCACCAATGAAAAGCAATACGATCAGTAATGATGAACTCAGGTCATAAAATACGTTGACTGTCAATGTATCACTCTTTCCTCTTCGCTATTCATATATCCCAGCCCAGTGTGTTGGCCTATGCAGTGCACTGCCAGACTGACTCCCTGGGTCGACCTCTggctggagtggtggtcatctgTAGGGACAGAATGACTGGGGAGGGATATAGCCACCAAGGCACTGTGCAGGTAAAATaattgtaattgtgtgtgtgtgtgtgtgtgtgtgagatatatatatatatatatgtatatatgtatatatttataagtAAAAATAATTAGCATCTCCTTTTCTCCAGACAGTGATCCATGAGTTGTTCCATGCATTGGGTTTCTCCAAAGAACTCTTCAGCACCTGGAGAGACTGCTCCTACTCACAACGTCAGTAACCTTGCTTGTGTTATCATTtggtatattacatttgtattatAAGGCTATATTCTATTGTGTTACTTAAGAGTGTGTTTTTGTCCAATTCTTTTAGGTTAGATTTTTagatttgtctctctctgttgtaaaggtatctgtttttgttttgctgtgggtttgttgttgtgttgtgtggttgTTGTGTGATTGAGTTATACTCGGTTGTGTTATGTCATTGAGTTATACTCGATTGTGTTGTGTGGTTGAGTTATACTCGGTtgtgttgtgtggttgtgttgtgtggtTATGTGATTCTGTGTTGTCTTATTGTGTTGTGTAGCTGGGATGGGCTGCTCCCCCCGGGGTCAGGTGACTAACACAGATGAGACAGGTCAGGTCAGGATCTACACCCAATCAGTGATCAGAGCCCTGCAGGAACACCTGTTATCTACTGACCCTGACCTGGGAGGACCACTGGAGAACCTGGTACGGACCCTGCCATGAGACATTAACACACAATATATAGTAGTGCAGAAATATAGGTACTGTAGTCACACTCATGAAATACCGGACTCTCACACTTtattcatattatatatatattatattgtgTTTTACCTTTCTCTATCTACCTCGTTACCCATAACTCCTTTCTCACACTTttctctctaaatctctctctttctctccccttctctttaacacacactctgcccctccctctctttctccactcctctccccatctcccaggATGTAGGTTCTAGTGGTCTGTCCTCTCACTGGGAGTCCAGGGTGCTACAGGGTTCCATCATGGCTGCAGCCCTGGGGGATCCAGCTGTGGTGTGTGTCGACCCGGTCACCCTGGCCGCCCTACAGGACACGGGCTGGTACTCTGTCAACCACAGCCGAGCACAGGGCCTGGTGTGGGGAAAGGGTGAGGGACCCGCCTGTCCATTGAGACGGATATAACTGAACCAAACAGATAAGGGGTTTAGAAAGAATATCTGTCAAAGAGAAAGAGTGTAAGAGAGGAATATCGTGTGGTGTGAGTGATTCTGAGTGTACCTGATTAATGGCCGTAGTGAATTATTGTTTGTGTATCTTTCGTAGGTGAGGGAGCAATGTTTGGATTACGGTCCACCTGCCATGACAACTCCTCCTCATTTTTCTGCACAGGCAGGTAGTGTTATTCTTTTATTTGAATATCCCACACTTAACCATACAATGAAAAACAAACCCCATTCTCCAACGTTGTCTAAAGCTGTCCAGGTACTCTACCTCATTCTCTGTTTGACTTGTGTTCTCCATCGCTCAGTGGTTTGGGGTGTCATTATCTTCACCGCCACAAGGGGGAGTGCCAGACTGACGCTCACCTGGATGGGTGCCGCATTTACAAACCTCTAATGGTGGGTCTTCTGCATACTTATTTACTTCAGTTTGACCGTTTCCCTGAACTCTGTTCTCCATGACAAAACAGTATTTCAAACACTCTTCCTCAGCttcaccttctctctctatttGAACTTCTccctctttacttctctctctgtgttttcctaAGAGTGAGTGCTGgaaagaggagaatgagagagagactgaaacagagtggagtggagagttgTACCGTATAGACAGCCGATGCTTCTTCTCTAACCTGAGCagagaggtcagtgtgtgtgtattttatgtgGACTCACACCTCATATATTTGTGAAAAAGTGTATGAAGGTGACACCTacccattttttaaattttctatccatctcctctctctgtcagaatGTCTCCCTGTCCGTCAGTGACTCTGTGGTGGGGCGTTGTTATAGACACAGGTGTACTGGGCTGAACCGGTATCAGATACAGGTGTCTGGCTCTGACTGGTTGGACTGCCCAGTAGGAAGCACCATCGTGGTAAACTTTTGAGCATACACCGATTTTGCAATTTTGGCCATTAGATTCTACCATGATTTGACATGATTTCTCATTCATTCAGGTGACAGGTTACTGGGGGCTAGTTGCATGTCCTGACAAGAGGTTGTGTTATTACCCTGACATTGGTCTCTCCATCGACAACCAGGACCCCCACTCTCCAGCTGCCTCTACTACTGAGAAGTGAGTATGGCTGAGTACGAAGTATTTCCGTATCTTTGGTATGGCACAATATGAACTTGTAATGTTGTTATTTTAATCAAGTTTTAAGTGGTCTTTCACTTTCTCAGAGCGCAATACATAATTTATTTATCAGTATAAATAAAGTGTTTATTTTCTTATCTTCTCTCCCTCAGCGATCCCCTGTTACATCAGAACACAATCCCTGACCCGAGCCTGAC from Oncorhynchus kisutch isolate 150728-3 linkage group LG9, Okis_V2, whole genome shotgun sequence harbors:
- the cirop gene encoding leishmanolysin-like peptidase 2, with the translated sequence MASCGMKLVAVRSTADVMSVQQICLCDLFPEMRLLWKGGSCGRAMIMPSPPSLSRPWVWMVVVVIWLPGALEKCIFDEVQQSVTVVTTPTDPDGPHPKTTASNNVGLQTRLTASEDTANPFQIPSFALQLSSSQRPRRKRTRELAPPTNHPQPIRIHTWVPRDSPTLSQVESERLEPAVREAVGIVSNLLSVNRVPGHLLLSRNINKYCKFIWRNASAANYNKCGRANENYRTETCLDVIIPDDHLRGCSVYSEPDAPTMTVIRPEGAGLPDTDFLLYLHAQSTDKCRAEPSVLAYAVHCQTDSLGRPLAGVVVICRDRMTGEGYSHQGTVQTVIHELFHALGFSKELFSTWRDCSYSQPGMGCSPRGQVTNTDETGQVRIYTQSVIRALQEHLLSTDPDLGGPLENLDVGSSGLSSHWESRVLQGSIMAAALGDPAVVCVDPVTLAALQDTGWYSVNHSRAQGLVWGKGEGAMFGLRSTCHDNSSSFFCTGSGLGCHYLHRHKGECQTDAHLDGCRIYKPLMSECWKEENERETETEWSGELYRIDSRCFFSNLSRENVSLSVSDSVVGRCYRHRCTGLNRYQIQVSGSDWLDCPVGSTIVVTGYWGLVACPDKRLCYYPDIGLSIDNQDPHSPAASTTENDPLLHQNTIPDPSLTFDPAPTSAEPGVSTDTTLAAVLGVSAAVCLLAALMVANRRYRSSRVRVHAAPEAPSVLQLHSTQSDSNNC